The Liolophura sinensis isolate JHLJ2023 chromosome 8, CUHK_Ljap_v2, whole genome shotgun sequence sequence TTTGGATAATACTATACCAGTtacgtcaaataaattgcaattaacatcactaaaTGGTTTTGCTTTCTTCTAATTCTGCTGAAACCAAAGTGTTAGCTAAGACATGTGTAaccatttacgtgaacagttcaGGCCTACTATCCACGCACCATATACCCAACCACTTGATGagtttactatttatttatttctttatttgattggtgttgtacgccgcactcaagaatatttcacttatacgacggcggccagcattatggtgggaggaaaccggtcagagcccggagGAAGCCCACGAatgtccgcaggttgctggaggccttcccacgtactaccggataggaagccagcatgagctggacttgaactcacagcggccgtattgttgagaggcttctggatctgtgcgccgcgctggcgcgttaaccacctcagccacggaggcctcctgATGAGTTTATTACATTCAGACCAAGTGTTTATACATCTATACAAATTATATCCAACACTGTCGCCAAGTCTCGATTATGCGAATAATAGATTCATATACAGAATAAGTCTGTATATACTCTTATATGTGAGAGTCTGATTATGACCAGCTTTGAAACATTGAACCATTTGGCACTGAGCTCAACACCACGTGCAGggcttgaaaaaaatatatatgtattttaaatatgcGGACAAAGAATCCAAAGAAAGTACCATGGCCATGATCCGTGAAGTCCGCTACAGGTGTCGTATATATACTTTTCCTTCGGAGCAGAAGTAGGTTCGACAATTGCAGGAGGGGATCAACGGTTTTGATCTTCATCAAACTGTGCATATGTGTATACACTATTATTTacgcacatttatttatttatttatttatttatttatttatcccgAGGGTAACCTAAGACCATCCGAGGATTCGCACaccagaatgaatgaatgattatataGGTTAACGCGAGTATGAATAATTAACCAGTAATAGGCATCCTACGCCCATTCCCtaggtatacatatacaggtatgtatcGACCAATAAGGCTGCAGCCTCACGTCAGGAAGCTTTTCTGATATCTGGTGGTGCGCAGAGATATCCTCGTGGTTAATCTTCCTGCTTTACTCAGGTCTCCGCCGTCATTTCAGTGAGATACTCATTAATATAGGGGCGAAACACCAATTATATTAGCCTACGCACGCGGGCTCATTCGAGAGACACTGTTCTCGCCGCAGCTGATTGGCTAGCCCAAAGATAAGCTGTAAATTCCTACCGTAACGTCCACCTGGACAATTCACTAAAAATAACAGCTCGAACCGTACCTTACTTTTGGTATTCACCGATTCCGTAAAACGCCCGAAAGGTAATTATGTGTCCGCCAAGCCCTCAGCAACGTATAACTGGTGGTTGGTCGAAAATTTCTTCTAACACAACTCctcatgaatttatttgttttttttttgtttgttttagtttttgtttttttgttgttttttttttcgccttcAAATATAAGGGTACTATAGAATTTGGATTTCGTTGTCAACAATTTATCTTACGAACTGCCGACGGGTACTTTGTTGGGACTTGGCAGAAGTTTGAATTTAAATCATGGCGTCGTAGGTCCTGCTTGTTCGATTCTAAAGTTTAAACAGCTGGATTTCTATTAAAGAATGGTTCACCGATGCTGGCTGTGATATAACTACAATTTGGTCGACTCAAGGAATCAGTATATACCAAATTTAAGCGTCGGGAGGGTTCGAGGtgttatttttaatgaaattgaCTTCGTGTAAGTCTATGTAACGGGCACTGTTACGTGTCCCAGGCTAGCTGAACTAGATTGAATGGAGAAATATAGCAATCAGAAGCGGAAGCGTGGAAGTCTATATAACGGGCACTGGGCACTACATTATCGTGTGAAGTGTCCATGGCTAGAAGAGCTGCTAAACGGCCCATGACCGACGtgacaggttcgaatccagttctagCTGGTTCTACAGCAAGACAACTTcaatggaaataaaataaattgttagTAATATGTTTACTTTCAATTTCTAACCCACGTACCGCTCCACGTGAGGTCTGATGTGGCGCTGCGAGAACGTGTGAACGTTCATAGAAAGCGCCAAAACAACGTCCTAGTTCCGGCAAACCCAAAGATGCATTCAATGCTGAAAAATTATCAAAGAAACTTCTTTGACCCAACTTCAAATGGCCCCTGCAAaagtctgaaaaagaaaaacaagaagatGAAGCAATTTCGTGACGCATGAGTGTGTCACTCTGATTTGTCAGATGCCTGTCTCCTGTGTCACTTGTTTGTTCCTGAAATCTGACGGCCACTCTCACTGCCAGGACAGTGGCCCTTGCCAACCCTGTCATCTGCCCAGAACACGCCGATATAAAAGATCGCAAGAGATAAGATTGGCAGTTACAGGACATTAACAGGTGAGTGTGTGTCCAGTAGTTTAGGTTACCATATGTTACATTTTCCTGGGGAAAAAAATGGAATTCATTTGATAGCTGCATGTTTTAAAGCTCACAGCATATATATGCAGGGCTTACTCAAATATAACAATATGAATCGGAATTCTATAAGTattagaaattttgtttttggcaTAATATGCGCAGGTAATAGGATACGTGAGacccatttgccaattatcactgtcgtggctgctcttggctttactctttatgctgtagtcttttatatgtcTTAATTTCTTCCCATCTCACCTGCTAAATCTGAATTAAATCGAAACTTTTTTTGTTGCCCATTCAGATCCCGGAAACATGAAGGAGCTGGTGGCACTGTTCGCTTGCTTTGTGTGTAAGTCCAGGCTGAAACCATTGCAAAAATGATCATGAAACCATATTACAATACAGACTATTAATCACGGATTAAACATTCATAAAGCTCAATTGCTTGCCATATCATTGAAAATTTACTATTACAAAACGCCCTGTCCCATGAATCACCAATATGCATGATTATTAATATTGGTAACGATAAATTTGTGTGCTTATCACCGCAGCCTTACTAACACAGGACATATAAACTAAGTAAATGGTGTACAAAGTTGATTTAACTTCAGGCTTTTAAATGTCTTGTGTAAATAAAGTCTCTTTTTCCGATTTAAACGTAAGCAAGATCAGTTGCTACATGGGTATATGGACCAGCTGAGAAGTACGAAACAgaaacaataaatcaatgagCTAAGctcagttaatcaatcaatcaatcgatgaTCAATTCAATCGTGCCATCAGGTACGGCGTATGGCGCCTTCGTCCACACGGACACCCTGAAGACGCACATGCTGACCGTGGAGGGACAGGCCAGCACCCTCATGTCCTGTCTGGACCGTGTCACCCATCCCTTGGGGGCCGCCTCCGAGTTCTCCAGGGAGGTGGTGGAGTTAGAGGGTTTGATCACTCACCTGGAGACGCGGGTACAGACCACGGTGACCATCCTGCATGTGGCCCTGGCCGTACCCTTCCTGGGGCAGGTGGCCGCCCCGGTCCTCGGGCCCGCCTCCACCGTGCTGACCAAGATGAGCGACGAGGTAGGATGGTTAACTATGGATTTAATAGCATAGATTTATTGTTAAATTGGTCAGCATGCGGAGATAAAGGCCAAAAGGCAGGATGAAATCTCTGAGTTAATTGTTCGAGTAAGGCAGCATGGATACCAACTTTCCACAAGGAAACCccaaatattgttatttaaagaGAATGGGGACACTTTACATATTAAATGACACACATCTGTTAATTATATTCATTATCTTTAATTAGATAAACAGTTTATGAAGAAGACTGTGGCATCTGATGATAAAACCAGTATATGGACAAGTTTTTGTCATGATTTTATTTAATCAGTCATTTGTATGTAGTCTGACTCACAAATTTGAATGCAGCTTTCGCAATGCACCCCACGTAGCCAGATTCACGTGTAGGTCCATGCAAAATGTATGCACGTTACTGGTGTGTTTCGGCAATTGTCATCACACTCTGTCTTGAACACTATAACTGTAGTCTATGTATTTCTTATTCATTCACATTTGCATATTCGTAATTTAGGGAAATCTCAACGTGGACTGTAAAATTCTCTAATTGTTTAAATGATATACAACTAGATAGCCACGTTAAACGGAAAAAATCTTTTCTCTGGTACATTTCAAGGAAATAAAATACGAGACGACCCGAGGATTGGCCAAGAAGAAACAATAATTTTACGGAATGTGCTTTCTAAAATTTTCTTGTAATGGGCAATCGGGAAAtaatgttcatttttacatCAGGCAAAAGTCTTCACATTTGGTAGAGGGAAACACGATGATAATGTTCAGATACGCAGATCGGTTGATAAATGTGTGTGTCTATTTTTTCTCCAATACTATAGCTCGAGAAAGTAAACGGTGCTATCAACCATGTCGTGGCCATCATCAAAGGCTGGTTGAAACCGTTGGAGGGCATCCAGAAAGCTGTGGGTTATCTGAACAGCAAAATCGGTCAGGTCGTTAGCATCATGTCTAAAGGTACGAACGCATGCGCCTGACAGATGGTCTGCGCTCCACGACCTACAAGGTTAAGTAATTTGAAAGATTAGAGAGCTTGGGAGACATAAATGTCAACTGCTATCTTTGGCAGTACAGGCAGTCGGCTAGTCACGCATGATCATCGCTATCAACCATATAGTCATATCAAAGCGAGCTGGTTTTCCAAACATAAATCACTCTGGTCATGATTCCTCTCTTTCCATGAGGAATATCACCAAATACCACAGACTTTAATACAACCTAGAAATATTTACCTTTTCATTCTTCCTATATTCAAGCAAGGTCGACTTCTCCGATTTATTAAAAATGCACGACTGTCTTTAAAggtttgaataaataaataaataatcaggaACTTatgaaaaatgatcaaaaagacaaatttatcaaatgaaatatggCAAACGTCTGTCGAACATGATAGAGCTAATATGATGTAAAGCAGAAGTTTTACAAATTCTCAAGGATGGGTCTCTTAGTTAGAGTGTTTACAATCCCACGAAAACTCCTGTACCGCCAAACTGGGCAAGTCAATGTTATTCCATTACTtcaaggtaaagaaaacacttaTGTGAAGTATGTATTGGATTAAtgatcattaaacactgtcaataaaaataatttgatatattttttggaatgtttttcgccaagtaaaatgtatttgaatctTTAGATTCTACGGTTTCTGAACATATtggaaccagtgacgtcacataaggtttttgccactAAACACAGGTAGACTGCTGGATTTCGCCATTGAGACTGCATCtacaaataaatctataaatgtaATCTCCAAAAGGACCTGGAAAGGAACTAttccaagaaaaaaatggatgcgacgtcactgataccatctgggtcactacagaccatcATAGAATTTAATGCTTTAAAACCACTTTATACTCGGTtgcaaaaaataaatcgaaTGATACATACtccattttagtgttttcataTCATGTTAACTCCATAACTAATTAATCATATCTTACTTTATATTTCTATACCCCATACTAGCTCACCGCTAGCCCATACTAGCTCACCGCTAGCTCATTCAGCTCACCGCTAGCTCATACTAGCTCATACTAGCTCACCGCTAACTCATACTAGCTCACCGCTAGCTCATACTAGCTCACCGCTAGCCCATACTAGCTCACCGGTAGCTCATACTAGCTCTTCAGGACAATCTTTTACCGCCATTTTAGACAGAAACGCCAAATATAAATCTTTTCGTGCTGGTGTGGTATTTCATATGTTGTGTGTACATTTGAGGAGATCCCTATGACAAACaaatattgatggaagacaaataATATTATTGCAGTGGGAGACGGAGGTTGAGAAAATTGAGACCTGTGTACAGAAACTTCCTGCGGGGCATGTGAAGAGCACGGCTTACGAGTGCTCTTGAGAAGGTCTCCACCGCAATGGACCTCTGTTCCCAGGGCCCTCGTTTCTCCCGTCCACCACTGTCACTTCCGGCTGCACCAAGGTGCAGAACTTCTTGGCTAAAATTCACCTGGTGAAGAGGAAGAGGGGTGTGCCGGTTCTGAGCCAGGCTATCAGTAAGTTTAATGAGATTGAAGCTCATACTTTGCCATGTAGTTTTTGAATCCTGTGAATCTAgcgttttttttaataaaccaTTTCAATAGGCTTAACAAAACAAGAGAAAATGCCACATTCTCAAAAttaatctgaattttttttctccccCACTTGAGTCGTCATATAAACATGGCGTTTTCAGCACGATGTCTTTGAAGCCTGAAACATGATGTTTCCGGCATGATGCCACAGAAGCCTGAAAcatggtgttttcggcatgatgtCCACAGAAGCACCGAATTTGATGTTTTTGACATAACGTCCTTACAAACGTCAAATATGGTGTTTTCGGAATAATGTTCATAAAAGCACCACTGTAAATAGGTTGAACATGAGACGAGGTTTAGACAGAAGAAGGCGATTCGTTAAAAACTATACATTTCGTCACATACAAATGTCCCTCAAATACTATTCAAAAAATTGCACCTTGTCAGATTTGAATTTGTAACAAATGATAAGAAATGCTCTTTCAGCTGACATGCATTTCTGATTGCAGAGGTAATGCAGGCCATCTTGAAAGCCATGGGACCAGTGGGTACCTTCCTTGACAAGGTCAACGCGGAACTGAACAAAAAGATCTGCATAGTGGGAGAGTAAGCAAAGTGTTGATACAAATTCAGCAAAGATGATTTACTCAGTGGGAAACTAAGTAAACGAGTAAAGGGAGATGAACAAGAACATCTGCATAGTGAGAGACTAAGTAAACCATTCATGGGAATTCAGTAAAAGATGATTCATTCAGTGGGAAACTAAGTAAACGGGCATTTGGGAGATAAATAAGAACATCTGCATAGTGGTAGAATAAGTACACGGTTTGTTCAGAAGTGAAACTTGGTCTGCAATGTAGGAGGCTATATATGCTATGCAACGCCCggacataaacataaa is a genomic window containing:
- the LOC135472453 gene encoding uncharacterized protein LOC135472453, with product MKELVALFACFVCTAYGAFVHTDTLKTHMLTVEGQASTLMSCLDRVTHPLGAASEFSREVVELEGLITHLETRVQTTVTILHVALAVPFLGQVAAPVLGPASTVLTKMSDELEKVNGAINHVVAIIKGWLKPLEGIQKAVGYLNSKIGQVVSIMSKGPSFLPSTTVTSGCTKVQNFLAKIHLVKRKRGVPVLSQAISKFNEIEAHTLPCSF